A genome region from Carassius carassius chromosome 23, fCarCar2.1, whole genome shotgun sequence includes the following:
- the LOC132101212 gene encoding CXADR-like membrane protein codes for MMSASYRSLFLLLLSLLSAGAQTEMKRVVGDNATLPCHHQFWQSNGQTLDIEWLLQKPNVKQRVIITFFNNEVYTNDNHASRLSFAGDYLNGDASLLISDLQLTDSGEYHCKVKTGGKYHWSQVNLIVLVKPSKPRCWMEGRLLEGSDVKLSCKSSDGSDPIHYKWERVLDKGKSVGKLPTLALIDLKNPEIVTLRNLTQDSSGVYKCTASNDVGEENCIIEVTMQYVRGMGVVAGAVVGVLFGVLILILIIWLVFRKKEKKKYEEEETPNEIREDAEAPKAKLVKPNSLSSSRSGSSRSGASSTQSMVHNSAPRGQRPRPPAVAALKENGQPHGFPQSPPAYTQVVPKTPEPPATPKFRPPNPPVGMSIPAGIMVPTQSKAFQTV; via the exons TGCTGTTGAGTTTACTCTCGGCTGGGGCTCAGACCGAGATGAAGCGGGTTGTCGGAGACAATGCCACATTGCCTTGTCATCACCAGTTCTGGCAGTCAAATGGACAAACACTGGACATCGAATGGCTCCTGCAGAAACCCAATGTTAAACAACGTGTG ATCATCACATTCTTCAACAACGAGGTCTACACTAACGACAACCATGCCAGTCGTCTGTCCTTTGCGGGCGACTACCTGAATGGAGATGCCTCTCTCCTGATCAGTGATCTGCAGCTGACCGACTCTGGAGAATACCATTGTAAGGTCAAGACTGGCGGCAAATACCACTGGAGCCAAGTCAACCTCATTGTGCTGG TGAAGCCGTCTAAACCTCGCTGCTGGATGGAGGGCCGGCTTCTGGAGGGCAGTGATGTGAAACTGAGCTGTAAGTCTTCAGACGGATCCGACCCTATTCACTACAAATGGGAGAGAGTTCTGGATAAGGGCAAGAGCGTGGGAAAACTGCCTACCCTCGCACTCATCG ATCTGAAGAACCCAGAGATCGTGACCTTGAGGAACTTGACGCAGGACAGCTCCGGGGTCTACAAGTGCACCGCCAGCAACGATGTAGGAGAGGAGAACTGTATCATCGAGGTCACAATGCAAT ATGTGCGGGGCATGGGTGTGGTGGCTGGAGCCGTGGTTGGTGTTTTATTCGGTGTTTTGATCCTCATTCTCATCATCTGGCTGGTCTTCCGcaagaaagagaagaagaaataTGAGGAGGAGGAGACGCCTAATGAGATCAG AGAGGATGCCGAAGCTCCTAAAGCCAAGCTGGTGAAGCCCAACTCCCTCTCCTCATCTCGCTCTGGCAGCTCCCGCTCTGGTGCTTCCTCCACACAGTCTATGGTGCACAACAGCGCACCCCGAGGCCAGCGTCCACGGCCACCTGCTGTCGCTGCCCTCAAGGAGAACGGACAGCCCCACGGGTTCCCCCAGTCTCCCCCGGCCTACACGCAGGTCGTTCCTAAAACCCCAGAACCCCCAGCCACCCCAAAATTCAGACCCCCCAATCCTCCAGTGGGCATGTCCATCCCGGCGGGCATCATGGTCCCTACTCAAAGCAAGGCCTTTCAGACAGTGTAG